A single genomic interval of Rosistilla ulvae harbors:
- a CDS encoding aldose epimerase family protein, translated as MKTSPLKSLLLIAAAALLLAPPAAAVEVDDFDSIQLYTLKNRSGMTVSVTNYGAIITSIVVPDRNGKMADVALGYDRVEDYINAVDRPYFGAIVGRYGNRIAKGKFTLDGKTYSLATNNNPNHLHGGNIGFDKVVWDAKPIEGQNAIQLSYLARDKEEGYPGNLQIRVTYTLTDDNAILVDYHATTDQATPVNLTQHTYFNLKGEGEGTILDHELMLNADRYTPVDATAIPTGELPAVAGTPMDFTQPKPIGRDIDQKNQQLEFGRGFDHNWVLNKPDDNKAMTLAARVYEPTSGRVMEVHTTEPGIQFYCGNFLDGRLIGKAGNPYVHRGGFCLETQHYPDSPNQPGFPSTILRPGKTYQTQTSYRFSTR; from the coding sequence ATGAAAACCAGCCCCTTAAAATCGCTGCTCCTGATCGCCGCCGCCGCGTTGCTTCTGGCACCCCCAGCCGCCGCGGTCGAGGTCGACGACTTCGATTCGATCCAACTTTACACGCTCAAAAACCGATCGGGGATGACCGTCAGCGTGACCAATTACGGTGCGATCATCACGTCGATCGTCGTTCCCGATCGCAACGGCAAGATGGCCGATGTCGCACTGGGCTACGACCGCGTCGAAGATTACATCAACGCCGTCGATCGTCCCTACTTCGGCGCGATCGTCGGTCGCTACGGCAACCGCATCGCCAAAGGCAAGTTCACGCTCGACGGCAAAACCTACTCGCTGGCGACCAACAACAACCCGAACCATCTGCACGGCGGTAACATCGGATTCGACAAAGTCGTTTGGGATGCAAAACCGATCGAAGGGCAAAACGCGATCCAATTGTCGTACCTGGCCCGCGACAAAGAGGAGGGTTACCCAGGCAACCTGCAGATTCGCGTCACCTACACGTTGACCGATGACAACGCGATCCTCGTCGATTACCACGCGACGACCGACCAAGCGACTCCCGTCAACCTAACCCAACACACCTACTTCAACCTCAAAGGGGAAGGCGAAGGAACGATCCTCGATCACGAATTAATGCTGAATGCCGATCGCTACACGCCGGTCGACGCAACCGCGATCCCAACGGGAGAACTGCCCGCGGTCGCTGGCACCCCAATGGACTTCACTCAGCCCAAACCGATCGGTCGCGACATCGACCAGAAGAATCAGCAACTCGAGTTCGGCCGCGGCTTTGACCACAACTGGGTCTTGAACAAACCGGACGATAACAAAGCGATGACGCTCGCCGCTCGCGTCTATGAACCGACCAGCGGCCGCGTGATGGAAGTCCACACGACCGAACCGGGGATTCAGTTCTACTGCGGCAACTTCCTGGACGGCCGCCTGATCGGCAAGGCGGGCAACCCCTACGTTCATCGCGGCGGATTCTGCTTGGAAACGCAGCACTATCCCGACAGCCCCAACCAACCCGGATTCCCGTCGACGATCCTGCGTCCCGGAAAAACCTATCAAACGCAGACCAGTTATCGGTTCAGCACGCGATAG
- a CDS encoding XylR family transcriptional regulator, which yields MKRHVALIVETSSIYGRQVLSGIIQHMRMFDDWSVFLDQHDLTQEPPRWLSNWAGDGIISRTTTPELLQTVQATGVPLIELTDRHQSHGRTYVWSDDAAIGRMGAEHLLERGFREFGFCGFTNEAWSERRQDAFSQRVEAAQRRCHQYESPWYGPDALSWEEEQQRLRAWLRTLPSSCGIMACNDLRGQQVVDACLQEGLSVPEEVAIIGADNDTLLCRVCSPPMSSVIPNAEGVGFRAAELLTQLMNGEVPQKTEHLIQPLGVAERQSTDVVAIDDPDIAAALRYIRENACRGINVVDVTDNVAISRSSLERKLRQYLGRTPQQEIRHVQIKRVCELLTSTELPAEQIAILCGFDNPEYMYVVFRRIVGMTPGKFRSKAKSG from the coding sequence ATGAAACGCCACGTCGCCCTGATCGTCGAAACCTCTAGCATCTACGGCCGGCAGGTCCTTTCGGGGATCATCCAACACATGCGAATGTTCGACGATTGGTCGGTCTTCTTGGACCAGCATGACCTCACCCAAGAGCCCCCACGCTGGTTATCCAACTGGGCGGGCGATGGGATCATCTCGCGAACCACCACCCCGGAACTACTGCAGACGGTCCAAGCGACCGGAGTCCCCCTGATCGAGCTAACCGACAGGCACCAGTCGCACGGGCGGACCTACGTCTGGTCCGACGACGCTGCGATCGGACGCATGGGAGCAGAGCATTTACTGGAACGCGGCTTTCGCGAGTTTGGATTTTGCGGCTTTACCAATGAGGCTTGGTCGGAGCGCCGACAGGACGCTTTTTCTCAGCGCGTCGAAGCGGCGCAGCGACGCTGCCACCAGTACGAATCGCCCTGGTATGGCCCCGATGCACTTTCCTGGGAAGAGGAACAGCAGCGATTGCGAGCCTGGCTGCGAACGCTACCTTCCTCCTGTGGGATCATGGCCTGCAACGATCTGCGCGGACAACAAGTCGTCGACGCCTGCCTACAGGAAGGGCTGTCGGTCCCCGAAGAAGTTGCGATCATCGGCGCCGACAACGACACGCTGCTGTGCCGCGTCTGCAGTCCGCCGATGTCCAGCGTGATCCCTAACGCCGAAGGAGTTGGGTTCCGAGCTGCCGAGCTGCTGACTCAGTTGATGAACGGCGAAGTCCCCCAAAAGACAGAACACCTGATCCAACCGCTGGGCGTGGCGGAGCGGCAATCGACCGATGTCGTCGCCATCGACGATCCCGACATCGCTGCCGCCCTTCGCTACATCCGCGAGAACGCCTGTCGCGGGATCAACGTCGTCGACGTGACCGATAACGTGGCGATCTCGCGCAGCTCGCTGGAACGTAAACTGCGCCAATACCTAGGGCGAACGCCGCAACAAGAGATCCGCCACGTTCAAATCAAACGGGTCTGCGAACTGCTGACCAGCACCGAACTGCCGGCCGAACAGATCGCAATCCTTTGCGGGTTCGACAATCCCGAATATATGTATGTCGTCTTTCGCCGGATCGTCGGCATGACGCCGGGCAAGTTTCGCAGCAAAGCCAAGTCGGGGTGA
- the mutL gene encoding DNA mismatch repair endonuclease MutL, translated as MPTIRQLPPNLVNKIAAGEVIERPASVVKELLENSIDAGSTRIEVHLEAGGADLIRISDNGCGIAEEQMTLAVTSHATSKLPDEDSLFHVGTLGFRGEALASIASVSQMIIRSRTPDAAGGSEMLIHGGVIDPPAPCGCPVGTVMEVRNLFFNTPVRRKFMRTPQTETSHIVEAFTRIALANPQVHMVLQNGNRVVHDLPATEQIRERIRAFFGDEIASGLIPISGDNGEVKLTGFVCDPSVSRGNNRMQYLFLNGRHIRDRALQHALGEAYRGLLMVGRFPICFINLDMPSDLVDVNVHPTKLEVRFTESGRIYSQLLQTLRHKFLTSDLTARVGNSISSNAPEAAEPKAEAVESPNDLEQRQRQDVIQWARSSDSASDRDLPNIRPSIRSLPGELPDFQPFPGGARAVSPAGDRDGDSFGTPFEPSPRLPGAEVGGDGDAAQHDQGDGAMRVDGLHSSKPHSHLGYQVHNRYLVTQDETGMVVVDQHALHERILYERVREKVLNGSLETQKLLVPEPVSLTPSEAAAALEAKELLAQVGIEIEPFGGDTVVVSAYPAMLAKLRPEDMLRQALESLICAGKDPEVRDLLDHLLHTIACKAAIKAGDRLTSEEITSLLEQRDMYQDTHHCPHGRPTALFFSREELDRMFGRMGARKVNPTGHK; from the coding sequence ATGCCTACGATCCGCCAACTGCCGCCCAATCTCGTCAATAAAATCGCCGCCGGAGAAGTCATCGAGCGGCCCGCTTCGGTCGTCAAAGAGCTGTTGGAAAACAGCATCGATGCAGGCTCGACGCGGATCGAAGTCCACTTGGAAGCGGGTGGAGCCGATCTGATTCGGATCAGCGACAACGGCTGCGGGATCGCTGAGGAACAGATGACTCTGGCGGTCACTAGCCATGCGACCAGCAAGCTACCCGACGAGGATTCGCTGTTCCACGTCGGCACCCTTGGGTTTCGCGGCGAGGCGTTGGCGTCGATCGCTTCGGTCAGCCAGATGATTATCCGCAGCCGAACGCCCGATGCGGCTGGCGGCAGCGAGATGTTGATCCATGGTGGCGTGATCGATCCGCCGGCTCCTTGCGGTTGTCCGGTCGGGACCGTGATGGAGGTCCGCAATCTGTTCTTTAATACGCCGGTGCGACGCAAGTTCATGCGGACGCCGCAGACCGAGACCAGTCATATCGTCGAGGCGTTTACGCGGATCGCGCTGGCTAATCCGCAGGTCCACATGGTCTTGCAAAACGGCAACCGCGTCGTCCACGATCTCCCTGCGACCGAACAGATTCGAGAACGCATCCGAGCCTTTTTTGGCGACGAGATCGCCAGCGGCTTGATCCCCATCTCGGGCGACAATGGCGAGGTGAAGCTGACCGGTTTTGTCTGCGACCCAAGCGTCAGTCGAGGCAACAATCGGATGCAGTATCTGTTCCTCAACGGTCGCCACATTCGCGACCGTGCGCTGCAGCATGCTCTGGGCGAAGCCTACCGCGGGCTGTTGATGGTCGGCCGGTTTCCGATCTGCTTTATCAATTTGGACATGCCCTCGGACCTCGTCGACGTCAACGTTCATCCAACAAAATTGGAGGTTCGGTTCACCGAGAGCGGCCGGATCTACAGCCAGTTGTTGCAGACGCTGCGGCACAAGTTTTTGACAAGTGATCTGACCGCGCGCGTTGGCAATTCGATCTCCAGCAACGCGCCCGAGGCGGCTGAACCCAAAGCCGAGGCTGTCGAATCCCCCAACGATCTGGAGCAACGCCAACGTCAGGACGTGATCCAGTGGGCGCGGTCGAGCGATTCGGCCTCCGATCGCGACCTGCCAAACATTCGCCCGTCGATCCGTTCGCTGCCGGGAGAGCTTCCCGATTTCCAACCCTTCCCCGGCGGCGCTCGTGCCGTGTCGCCGGCTGGCGATCGCGACGGCGATTCGTTTGGAACTCCGTTTGAGCCCAGCCCGCGGTTGCCGGGGGCGGAGGTCGGCGGTGATGGCGACGCGGCGCAGCACGATCAAGGTGATGGGGCGATGCGAGTCGATGGGCTGCATTCGTCGAAGCCGCACAGCCATCTCGGTTACCAGGTTCACAATCGCTATCTGGTCACGCAGGACGAGACCGGAATGGTCGTCGTCGATCAGCATGCATTGCATGAACGGATCCTCTACGAACGCGTTCGCGAGAAGGTCTTGAATGGTAGTCTGGAGACGCAGAAGTTGTTGGTTCCCGAGCCGGTTTCGCTGACGCCGTCGGAAGCCGCGGCGGCTCTGGAAGCCAAGGAGCTGTTGGCTCAAGTCGGAATCGAGATCGAACCATTCGGCGGCGACACCGTTGTCGTTTCCGCTTATCCCGCCATGTTGGCGAAGCTGCGACCCGAGGATATGTTGCGGCAGGCGTTGGAGTCGTTGATCTGTGCCGGCAAGGATCCCGAGGTCCGCGATCTGTTGGACCATCTGCTGCACACGATCGCTTGTAAAGCTGCGATCAAAGCGGGCGATCGCTTGACGTCCGAAGAGATCACCAGCCTGTTGGAACAGCGGGACATGTATCAGGACACGCACCACTGTCCGCACGGTCGCCCGACCGCGCTCTTCTTTAGCCGCGAAGAACTCGACCGCATGTTCGGCCGCATGGGAGCTCGCAAAGTAAACCCGACCGGCCACAAGTAA